CCATTTTTATGCAGAGTTCCTTCCTGGTCCACATACCCCCGGGGTAAATCAAATTCGAATTCTGTCTGGAATGTCACTTATATGCCTCCGCATTATCAGGAATCCCTCTTAAAGCCTTCATGCACTATTTCCAGTGTCTCGATGGCAACTTCATTACCTTTGGCACTGAAATCCACTGGATCATATTTACTTGGCCATGCTCTTACAATGTTCCACCGTGCCTTATCACTTCCAGCCTCGTCGATAAGTATGATGGACATATTTCTCCTCGCACCCTGAGCACCCGAATCTATGACCTGCTGCCTCCAATTATAAAGGTCCATGGAATCTGTGATCCCCCATTTGAGGGTGATGTTCCCGTATTTGGTTAAACCTGAAAGCTTACGGAATACAGGTATTTCGTCCCCTTCCCTATATTCAACAGGGTCGGTGGTGGTATCTGCAAAAGTACACTCGCTAAAACCAGCCTGGCTTATTCCATCGATTTCAACCCTGAACCTGAACTGTCTGTATGGATCCTGTCTTACCATTATAGTTTCCTCCAATGATTATTCTCTTTTTCAGGAATGCAACTGCCATTTATTCCGTGGCTGCGCTCCCTCCTGCCCACTGGGCTATACGGAATATCACAAATTCTGCAGGTTTTACAGGAGCTATGCCGATCACACAGATCAACCTGCCATTGTCAATATCGTCCTGGGTCATGGTCGTCCTGTCGCATTTCACAAAGAACGCTTCTTCGGGCTTTGTACCCATCAGAGCGCCGTCCTTCCAGACAGTGGTAAGGAATTGGGTGATGGTAGCCCTGACCCTTGCCCAGAGCCTTTCGTTGTTCGGCTCGAAAACAACCCACTGAGTGCCTTTTTCAATGGACTCTTCAATATAGATGAAAAGACGGCGGACATTGATGTATTTCCAGAGAGGATCAAGCACGATATTCCTGGCTCCCCATACGAGTATTCCCCGATCTGTAAAATTACGGATCACATTGATCCCTCTGGGGTTCAGGATGCCTTGCTCATCTTTAGTTAACTCGAACTCAAGCCCTAATGCTCCTCTTACAACCTCATTTGCAGGAGCCTTATGCACTCCACGCTCGATATCGCTGCGGGCATAGATGCCAGCAACATGCCCGCCTGGCGGGACCTGCTTGATCTGCTGGCTCAGGGGATCATACACCTTTAACCATGGATAGTAGATAGCCCCGTACTTGGATTGTCTGCCAGCAGTGCTAATAATTGTCAAGCCTGAAATGTTAGGGTTGTCTTTCCCCACTTCAAGGATAGCAAACCTGTCCTTGAGGACTTCACACTGGGTAAGAAGATCGCTTATTAATGTCTTCCTTATATCCGAAGAGAGTTGATGCAGGTCCGGAGCACATAGGATGGATATTTCATCGATATCCCCTAAAGCAGTAAGCCCCTCTTTTTTCCCCGGTACTGCTGCAGGATCTCCGAGGAAGTCACGCCTGCTTAATGGCACTGATGTTTCTTCTGCATCAAGGCCGTCTTCCAAGACATCGAAAAATACAGTGTCTTCTGTGTTTGAAGGCCTGCCTGAACCTTCCATGACTACGAGATTTGAAAGATTGTTCAGTGGATCTCCTAACTTTTTAAGAAAAAAGTCCGATGATGTTGCATCTTCTGAAAGATTGTCAAAAGTCTCCACAGAATCCGCTCTTTCAAGTAGTTCCCTAAATTTTCTCTCTTTTTCCGTGTCGGGAACATTAAAATTTGCTGGAAAATTCACATTCTTCCAGTAAGCTATTGTCAGTTTAAAGGATCGTTTTCCGGCAGGTTCATCATTTTCAGGGTCGATCGAAGAATTGTCAACTCTTATAGCAACCCTGTTGCCCCAGGCCCCTTCTCCAATGGCCTTGAAGATCACTTCGCCCTTGGTCAAAGCAGCAGATTCTGCTCCTCCGGCACCTTCAACACCCCGTCGGACAACCCGTGCAATATAACAACGTTTACCTCCATTACTG
This DNA window, taken from Methanomethylovorans hollandica DSM 15978, encodes the following:
- a CDS encoding phage tail protein yields the protein MVRQDPYRQFRFRVEIDGISQAGFSECTFADTTTDPVEYREGDEIPVFRKLSGLTKYGNITLKWGITDSMDLYNWRQQVIDSGAQGARRNMSIILIDEAGSDKARWNIVRAWPSKYDPVDFSAKGNEVAIETLEIVHEGFKRDS
- a CDS encoding phage tail sheath family protein; translation: MSTSTVGFLGLTERGPTIPPKLVTSWTQFMRVYGSYTEDSYLPYAVEGFFSNGGKRCYIARVVRRGVEGAGGAESAALTKGEVIFKAIGEGAWGNRVAIRVDNSSIDPENDEPAGKRSFKLTIAYWKNVNFPANFNVPDTEKERKFRELLERADSVETFDNLSEDATSSDFFLKKLGDPLNNLSNLVVMEGSGRPSNTEDTVFFDVLEDGLDAEETSVPLSRRDFLGDPAAVPGKKEGLTALGDIDEISILCAPDLHQLSSDIRKTLISDLLTQCEVLKDRFAILEVGKDNPNISGLTIISTAGRQSKYGAIYYPWLKVYDPLSQQIKQVPPGGHVAGIYARSDIERGVHKAPANEVVRGALGLEFELTKDEQGILNPRGINVIRNFTDRGILVWGARNIVLDPLWKYINVRRLFIYIEESIEKGTQWVVFEPNNERLWARVRATITQFLTTVWKDGALMGTKPEEAFFVKCDRTTMTQDDIDNGRLICVIGIAPVKPAEFVIFRIAQWAGGSAATE